Proteins encoded together in one bacterium window:
- a CDS encoding alanine dehydrogenase, with product MQFSLAKEVRRGEHRVALTPSGVGQLIAAGQEVFVQSGAGTASHFTDQEYQDVGGTIVYTPEEAYARGEVVVKVLPPKEEETELIREDCCLVSFLQIAAGRDRLLDTLLKERILALGLELVSHQDGRKPLVTAMSEIAGQLAIQFGANYLLSDHGGRGILLGSIPGISGATVTILGAGTLGTMAARTALGMGAQVVLLDRDISQLRRAEHSLGHVATMMATSNNIRRALAFADIAIGAVSLPGDRTPHLVDREMVRGMKAGSVIVDTSVDMGGCFETSRPTTIESPTFIAEDVVHCCIPNLPSLVCRTSSRALSHSIAPLLLEMAREGGAIPLLRRIQGLRDGVVTIGGQVTNARVAELYGRPLGDLMAALAALSDKEGGR from the coding sequence ATGCAATTCAGTCTGGCCAAAGAAGTCCGGCGCGGCGAACATCGGGTGGCCTTGACTCCCAGCGGGGTCGGGCAGCTCATCGCCGCCGGGCAGGAGGTCTTCGTGCAGTCCGGCGCGGGCACCGCCTCCCATTTCACGGATCAGGAGTACCAGGACGTGGGCGGCACCATCGTCTACACGCCGGAGGAGGCTTACGCCCGCGGTGAAGTCGTGGTCAAGGTGCTGCCACCCAAGGAGGAGGAGACGGAGCTGATCCGGGAGGATTGCTGTCTGGTCAGCTTCCTGCAGATCGCCGCCGGCCGGGACCGCCTGCTGGACACCCTGCTCAAGGAGAGGATCCTCGCCCTGGGCCTGGAGCTGGTCTCCCACCAGGATGGCCGCAAACCCCTGGTCACCGCCATGAGCGAGATCGCCGGCCAGCTGGCCATTCAATTCGGCGCCAACTACCTGCTCAGCGACCATGGCGGCCGCGGCATCCTGCTGGGTTCCATTCCCGGCATCAGCGGCGCCACCGTGACCATTCTCGGCGCCGGCACGCTGGGCACCATGGCCGCCCGCACGGCGCTGGGCATGGGCGCCCAGGTGGTCTTGCTGGACCGGGACATCTCGCAGCTTCGCAGGGCCGAGCACTCCCTGGGCCACGTGGCGACGATGATGGCCACGTCCAACAACATCCGTCGTGCCCTGGCCTTTGCCGACATCGCCATCGGCGCCGTCAGCCTCCCGGGGGACCGCACTCCCCATCTGGTCGACCGCGAGATGGTGCGCGGCATGAAGGCCGGATCCGTCATCGTGGACACCTCGGTGGACATGGGCGGTTGCTTTGAGACCAGCCGCCCCACCACCATCGAGAGCCCCACCTTCATCGCCGAGGACGTGGTCCATTGCTGCATTCCCAACCTGCCCAGCCTGGTCTGCCGCACCTCCAGCCGCGCCCTCTCGCACAGCATCGCGCCCTTGCTGCTCGAGATGGCCCGGGAGGGTGGCGCCATTCCTCTGCTGCGGCGCATCCAGGGCCTTCGAGACGGGGTGGTGACGATCGGGGGCCAGGTGACCAACGCGCGGGTGGCGGAGCTCTACGGTCGCCCGCTGGGTGATCTGATGGCGGCCCTGGCCGCCCTGAGCGATAAGGAGG